The Epinephelus lanceolatus isolate andai-2023 chromosome 8, ASM4190304v1, whole genome shotgun sequence genome includes a window with the following:
- the LOC117257681 gene encoding synaptotagmin-2-like isoform X1 — translation MTKWNLFRHQTTPMVAAKPTGASALTVTPAPVASVSADNTTEPVNKNDVFDEIKNKFLNEIDNIPLPSWAIIAIAVVAALLILTCCFCIIKKCCCKKKKNKKGKKGKGDMGMKNLKGGEKQQDDDDEEDDVEPGLTGDEKEEEVKEKEKLGKLQYSIDYDFQENKLTVGILQAADLLSMDSGGTSDPYVKVFVLPDKKKKFDTKVHKKTLNPVFNETFTFKIPFQEMGGKTLVMSVYDFDRFSKHDVIGEIKIPMNTLDLAKPIEEWRDLDSADQEEPEKLGDICISLRYVPTAGKLTICILEAKNLKKMDVGGLSDPYVKINLLQNGKRLKKKKTTVKKNTLNPYYNESFSFEIPLEQMQKIIAVITVLDYDKIGKNDAIGKILVGSKCTGAGLKHWSDMLANPRRPIAQWHPLQPEEEVDAAIAALNAKK, via the exons ATGACGAAGTGGAACTTGTTCCGGCATCAGACAACGCCCATGGTCGCTGCTAAGCCAACGGGGGCCAGTGCCTTGACTGTGACTCCAGCCCCCGTCGCATCAGTCTCTGCCGACAACACCACAGAGCCGGTTAACAAGAACGATGTCTTCGACGAGATCAAAAACAAGTTCCTAAATGAAATCGACAACATTCCAC TGCCGTCCTGGGCCATCATTGCCATTGCCGTGGTCGCTGCTTTACTCATTCTAACATGCTGCTTCTGCATCATCAAGAAATGCTGttgcaagaagaagaagaacaagaagggCAAGAAGGGGAAGGGGGACATGGGAATGAAGAACCTGAAAGGGGGAGAG AAACaacaggatgatgatgatgaagaagatgatGTCGAACCCGGACTGACTGGAGacgagaaagaggaggaagtaaaggagaaagaaaagctCGGGAAACTGCAGTACTCCATTGATTATGACTTCCAGGAGAACAAG CTGACTGTGGGAATCCTGCAAGCGGCTGATCTCCTCTCCATGGACAGCGGTGGCACCTCCGACCCCTACGTCAAGGTCTTCGTCCTCCCtgataagaagaagaagtttgACACAAAGGTTCACAAGAAAACACTCAATCCTGTCTTCAATGAGACCTTTACCTTCAAG ATTCCATTCCAAGAGATGGGAGGAAAGACTCTGGTAATGTCAGTGTATGACTTTGATCGCTTCTCTAAGCATGATGTCATCGGAGAGATTAAAATACCCATGAACACCCTTGACCTGGCGAAGCCAATTGAGGAGTGGAGAGACCTGGACAGCGCAGATCAAGAAGAG CCGGAGAAGCTGGGTGACATTTGCATCTCTCTGCGTTACGTCCCCACTGCTGGCAAACTTACCATCTGTATCCTGGAGGCCAAGAACCTGAAGAAAATGGACGTGGGTGGACTGTCAG ATCCCTACGTGAAAATTAACCTGCTGCAGAACGGAAAGaggctgaagaagaagaagacgacggTGAAGAAGAACACTTTGAATCCGTACTACAATGAGTCCTTCAGCTTTGAGATTCCTCTTGAGCAAATGCAG AAAATCATAGCTGTGATCACAGTGCTGGATTATGACAAGATTGGCAAGAACGATGCCATTGGGAAGATCTTGGTGGGAAGCAAGTGCACGGGGGCCGGGCTGAAACACTGGTCCGACATGCTGGCCAACCCCCGCCGCCCCATCGCCCAGTGGCATCCACTGCagccagaggaggaggtggatgcTGCCATCGCAGCCCTGAATGCCAAGAAGTAA
- the LOC117257681 gene encoding synaptotagmin-2-like isoform X2, producing the protein MTKWNLFRHQTTPMVAAKPTGASALTVTPAPVASVSADNTTEPVNKNDVFDEIKNKFLNEIDNIPLPSWAIIAIAVVAALLILTCCFCIIKKCCCKKKKNKKGKKGKGDMGMKNLKGGEDDDDEEDDVEPGLTGDEKEEEVKEKEKLGKLQYSIDYDFQENKLTVGILQAADLLSMDSGGTSDPYVKVFVLPDKKKKFDTKVHKKTLNPVFNETFTFKIPFQEMGGKTLVMSVYDFDRFSKHDVIGEIKIPMNTLDLAKPIEEWRDLDSADQEEPEKLGDICISLRYVPTAGKLTICILEAKNLKKMDVGGLSDPYVKINLLQNGKRLKKKKTTVKKNTLNPYYNESFSFEIPLEQMQKIIAVITVLDYDKIGKNDAIGKILVGSKCTGAGLKHWSDMLANPRRPIAQWHPLQPEEEVDAAIAALNAKK; encoded by the exons ATGACGAAGTGGAACTTGTTCCGGCATCAGACAACGCCCATGGTCGCTGCTAAGCCAACGGGGGCCAGTGCCTTGACTGTGACTCCAGCCCCCGTCGCATCAGTCTCTGCCGACAACACCACAGAGCCGGTTAACAAGAACGATGTCTTCGACGAGATCAAAAACAAGTTCCTAAATGAAATCGACAACATTCCAC TGCCGTCCTGGGCCATCATTGCCATTGCCGTGGTCGCTGCTTTACTCATTCTAACATGCTGCTTCTGCATCATCAAGAAATGCTGttgcaagaagaagaagaacaagaagggCAAGAAGGGGAAGGGGGACATGGGAATGAAGAACCTGAAAGGGGGAGAG gatgatgatgatgaagaagatgatGTCGAACCCGGACTGACTGGAGacgagaaagaggaggaagtaaaggagaaagaaaagctCGGGAAACTGCAGTACTCCATTGATTATGACTTCCAGGAGAACAAG CTGACTGTGGGAATCCTGCAAGCGGCTGATCTCCTCTCCATGGACAGCGGTGGCACCTCCGACCCCTACGTCAAGGTCTTCGTCCTCCCtgataagaagaagaagtttgACACAAAGGTTCACAAGAAAACACTCAATCCTGTCTTCAATGAGACCTTTACCTTCAAG ATTCCATTCCAAGAGATGGGAGGAAAGACTCTGGTAATGTCAGTGTATGACTTTGATCGCTTCTCTAAGCATGATGTCATCGGAGAGATTAAAATACCCATGAACACCCTTGACCTGGCGAAGCCAATTGAGGAGTGGAGAGACCTGGACAGCGCAGATCAAGAAGAG CCGGAGAAGCTGGGTGACATTTGCATCTCTCTGCGTTACGTCCCCACTGCTGGCAAACTTACCATCTGTATCCTGGAGGCCAAGAACCTGAAGAAAATGGACGTGGGTGGACTGTCAG ATCCCTACGTGAAAATTAACCTGCTGCAGAACGGAAAGaggctgaagaagaagaagacgacggTGAAGAAGAACACTTTGAATCCGTACTACAATGAGTCCTTCAGCTTTGAGATTCCTCTTGAGCAAATGCAG AAAATCATAGCTGTGATCACAGTGCTGGATTATGACAAGATTGGCAAGAACGATGCCATTGGGAAGATCTTGGTGGGAAGCAAGTGCACGGGGGCCGGGCTGAAACACTGGTCCGACATGCTGGCCAACCCCCGCCGCCCCATCGCCCAGTGGCATCCACTGCagccagaggaggaggtggatgcTGCCATCGCAGCCCTGAATGCCAAGAAGTAA